GGCAGCCGAAGCTGCCGAGCCCCTCTCGCGGACGGTGATCAGATCAGCTGCGTGCGCGGTCTCCACGGCCGACGATGAGGCCGTAGATGAGCAGAACCACGATCGCGCCGCCGATGGCAAGCAGCCAGGTGGACAGATCCCAGAACTCCTCGAGCCCAACACCGAAGATCATGCTGCCGAGCCACCCTCCGAGCAGTGCACCGACGACGCCGAGCAGCAGTGTGATCAGCCATCCGCCGCCCTGTTTGCCGGGGAGGATGAGCTTGGCGATCGCTCCGGCGATCAGCCCGAGCAGAAGAAAAGCGAGGAAACCCATGTTGCGCTCCTTGATGTCGTGAGCCCTGGGATGCGGGGCTTCGAGAGGTCCATTCTCTGCGCCGGGGGAGCGAGCGACAACGCCCTTGCGCGGCGAGGGAAACGTGCGCTAATAGAAGAGGCCCACCCCGTCGCCAGGGTGGGCCTCTTCGAGAAATGTCAGATCACTCGCTGCCGCGAACGATCGCGATGATGCGCAGAATCTCGACGTACAGCCACACAACCGTGACCATGATGCCGAAGGCGCCCATCCAGCCGTACTTGCGGGGAGCGCCGTTGCGCACGCCCTGCTGGATCTGGTCGAAGTCCATGACCAGCGAGTACGCGGCCATGAAGACGACCAGCACGCCGATGATGAGACCGAGCGGGATGCCGAAGATCTCCTGGCTGAGAAGGCCGAAGGCCTGACCGGCCGGCAGGACGCCCGTCCACATGAGGACGAGGTTGACGACGGAGAAGACCAGGTAACCGATCATCGCGATCATGACGATCTTCGTCATCTTCTTCGACGCACGGACCTTGCCGCTTGCGAAGAGCGCGAGGGTGACACCGACGACCGAGAGGGTCGCGAGCGTCGCCTGCATGACGATGCCGGGCCACATGACCTCGAAGAACGCCGAGATCGCGCCGACGAACAGACCCTCAAGCGCCGCGTAGGCGAAGATGAGCGCGGGGCGCACCTTCTTGCGCGAGGTGAAGGTGATGACCATGGCGAGCACGAAGCCGCCGAGCGCGCCGATCATCCAGG
The DNA window shown above is from Microbacterium keratanolyticum and carries:
- a CDS encoding Bax inhibitor-1/YccA family protein: MALNNPAFNNPAFQDPRNVATYPGTASQQGYGAQTQAASASHQTVDAALNAQLDGMYAAPSAGALETDRMTVEDTVWKTAGLFAILLVTAAVGWVWTLGGLQLDPARGASMLPWMIGALGGFVLAMVITFTSRKKVRPALIFAYAALEGLFVGAISAFFEVMWPGIVMQATLATLSVVGVTLALFASGKVRASKKMTKIVMIAMIGYLVFSVVNLVLMWTGVLPAGQAFGLLSQEIFGIPLGLIIGVLVVFMAAYSLVMDFDQIQQGVRNGAPRKYGWMGAFGIMVTVVWLYVEILRIIAIVRGSE
- a CDS encoding GlsB/YeaQ/YmgE family stress response membrane protein produces the protein MGFLAFLLLGLIAGAIAKLILPGKQGGGWLITLLLGVVGALLGGWLGSMIFGVGLEEFWDLSTWLLAIGGAIVVLLIYGLIVGRGDRARS